From the Candidatus Poribacteria bacterium genome, the window CCGCGCCGTTCGCGGGCTCCGGCATATGGAAGAGGCTACGCAACGCGGTGTCCCTGCTGTCGCGGAACCGCCAAGATTAGGGACAGAATGCGCCGTAATCGCCCGCCATCGAAGAGGGGCGTTGGTGGTCACTGTCATACGGCGCGTCGCGCATCGGTTCAGGTCTTCGCCGTATGACCCCTCATTGGCGAGGTGGAATGTAGACCATGCCGCCCTTCTTGAACACATTCAGAATGCGCCGCAATGCTTCCGACCGACTGACACCCCAGAAGCGCGCCAGACGCTCAAGCAGTCGGCGATGCTCTCTATCCAGCCGGAAGGACTCGACCTGTCGCATCGTCAGCCCCTTCGTCGAACCGGTAGACGACCTAGACAACGGCGCACGGCGCGTTGCGTTCCCGCGCTCGGTACCCGATGCAGGTGTGGCTCGCGTCACGGATGGCCCCATCGCTCCCTCCGTCGGGCGTTCTCATCGCGCCTTGACCTGAGAACCTGAGAATCGTGAGAAACGTGAGAAGATTGCTCAGTGCTCTCAGCTTTCTCAGCTTTCTCACCGTTCTCAGCTTTCTCACCGTTCTCAGACTTCTCACCGTTCTCACCGTTCTCACCGTTCCCAACTTTCTCACATCTCAGGCTCCGCACGGCTGAGAAAGCGTCCACTTTCCATCGACGGACACGACCCCGGCGGCTTCCTTCGCCCGGTCGAACGTAGCCCGGCTAATACCCTCCTCCGTTGCCAGCGCAAGAAGGTCTACGCGACTCCGCGCGCCATCAGCCAGAGCCATGCGGAGAAAGGCAACGGCGCGTTCGCCCACACCTTCCACGCGGTACGGCTCCGGCGGAACAACGAACTCGATGCCCGATTCCGAGATGCGGAAGCCCAACGACGGCGGACGGGCGCAGAAACTCGACTTCAGCGCCTCGACAAGCACTGTGCCGGCATCACGGTCGGGAACCGACAGTCCGAGAATCGAACGCGCGAACTGCGCGATGGCCGAACTGCCTCTTATGCGGTCGAGCGATACCTCCGCCGTTTCGTAAAGCGACCGCTTCCGCAAGTGATGCACGACCACCACCGGAACGCCCACGGACGCAGCGAGCGCGGAAAGCTCCCGCAATACGGCGCGCATCTCCGCGCTGTTCTCATCGAGCGCATGCCCGCCGCTCAGCGAGTCCACGACGATGGCTTTGACTCCATGCTCAAGGGCGAGCGCCTCTATGACACGCGCGTGCTTGAGCAGGTCAGGGATAGCCGTCGGCTCCGCCTCGCCCAATGTCGGCAGGACAACGTCGTCATTACCGACCCCCAGCGTGCCCAGGCGTTCGGCATAGCTCCCGCGAAAGCTCTCGGTTTCCAGGAGCAAGACGCCCCCCGTCTCCGACACCCGTGCGCCCGTCGGCAGGTCTTGCGCGCCGGTGAATGCCGCTATCAGATATGCCGCGAACCACGACTTTCCAATGCCTGTCTCGCCGCACACCAGCGTCACGTGTCCGATGGGAACGTACGGCTCCCAGGCCCATTTGACGCTGCCAAAGAAGGACCGCAGGTCGGCGAGATTCACAACACCGGATGAAGACGGCGCACCGTTGGTTCTGTCTCCTGGAGCCACTCCGCGCGTCGGGACGACAGGCAGCTTGGAAGTCTGGCTCTCCGCCGTTTCGCGCCTCGGGCGTTTGTACGCCTGCTCGACCGACGCCAACGCCTCTGCCTCCGTGTAGGGATGCTCGCCGAGATGCCGCACGCGGCGCGCGTATCCGAGCACCGTCGCCCGCGTTTCGGTTTCCGAAACGCCCGCATCCCGCAGTTGGCACGCGAGCCATACCCCCGTTTCGTTCCGGTTCCCGCCGACCGCCCGCGCCACCGCCTTGGCGAGCCAGAAGTCCCCGCTGTCGCCGTCCGGTGGACGCGTCGGCGTCGGTTCGACCGATTGCGGAGCCGCCTCCGGTCGGCTGTCGGAGCCCGGCGGTCCGAGCAGGTCCAAGAGCCATCGCGGAGCGTCCGTCACGTCGTCGAGAGTCGGGAGTCGGTCGAGCCCCTGCCAGACGTAGGGTTTGCCGGTGTCGGGATGCCGACTCGGCGGAGCGACGACGGAGTGACCTTCATAGCGAACTTCAACGCCCGCCGCCGGTTCGACCTTGCCCTTGCCGACGAAGCCGTCCGGCGTTCTCAGATAACAGTGCAAACCGCCGTCGCCGCGACCTGTCGCGCACGTCAGCGTGTCTGGCAGGTCCGCGTTGCTCAGCCACGCCGAGCCTTCGCCCGTCACGTCGTTGCGCGGGTCGAAGTCAATCACGACGAGCCCTGAAACCGCGCCGCACACGACGGCGACGCCGGTCGCGTCCGTTCCGCTGAACCAGCTCCGAATCAGGGCGTCCGATGGCTGCTGCGCCTGCCAAGCCTTCCAATCCACGACACAGCGCTTGCCACGCACCGGCACGAGGCTCCAGCCGAGCTCCCCATACGCGAGCGCGGCTTGGAGGATGGTGCTAGCATTTCCCATATGTCTCTCCAAAATGGGGCGCTCGCCCGTCTCCGAACGAGCGCCCCGCCTTGCCTACGGCCTTCCGACCTTCGCCGCCGTCTGCTCGGCGCACTACAGGCGGAGCACGAGCTGCCCTACGTTGCCCGCCGTCTGCCAGTAGTCCAGGGGCAGCGCAATCTGCGGCCCGAAGCCGCGCGACACCTGAATCCCCTGCCGCTCGAACGCATCGAGACGCGCCTCGAACGTGGTGCCGTCGACGAGGACGAGCCGGACGCCGACGCCGCCCCGACGCCGCAGTTCTTCGAGATGGCTCGAATCCGTGCTCCAAGCCGGAGGCTGCCTCAGCATGTGGCGCGCCGGGTCCAGCCCGGTTTTCTGAAGCCAGAGACTGCCGTCAGGGTCGCGCACCCACGCGCCCACGACGCGACCGCGTTGGTCGCGCGCCGATTCCGAGCCGCGTCGCGCGCCGACGAATCTGGTCGGCTTGACGCTTGCCGCCCCAGTGTTCATGGAGTAGCCTTTCGTCGTTGATTGATTGGTATGCCTCAGCCGGTCACGGCGTTCGCCGCGACCGCCTGGGGTTATTTTTCTGCCGTCTCGCCGCCGTCCCCGTCCACCGCCGCCGCCGCAAGCTCCTCGACCTCGCGCACGTCAACGCCCAACGCCGTAGCCATCCGTCGCGCTTGGCTACCGCTCGGAACGTACCGCGCCCGCTCCGCGAGCGACCACAGCATGGGCGACACGCCCGCCAAACCAGCGGCGAGATGGACCGAATGACCCTTGTTCAACCGAGCAGTCCTAAGTCGCACTGCTTTTCCTTTCGTCCGATGGGGTTCAGTTCGCTTCGATTTCAGTGTAGCACGCGCCGGGTCGAACGGCAAAAAAAACTTGCGACTAGATATCTATCTGTGTAACGTCGGTCATTGTTGTCAAGGGCCAGCGGCGGCAATACTTCATGCTCTGCGGCGGTTATACGTTGGGTAGCGACAGACTCTCCGGCATATCCCGCCGATAGGCGTCTATCTCAATATGGAGCGTTCCTCAAGCAGCATGACGGGTCCGTAGCGCGTGCGGCTGGCGGAGGTTGTAGGAAACGGGACTCCGCCGCCGCCGTGTAGCGAGGGGTGCTAGGGTGCGGAAGGCTGCCCACGCGGTCGGCCCCGCGTCGTCAAGAGGGCAGGGCGTTCGACGAGCTCAGACGCTGGACAAGGGCGCGCCGAGCCAGCCGAAGGTCAGCGGACCCGCTCAACGAGTAGGGTCGGCTTCACGCCCGCCACCACGAGGCGTGCGGAGCACATCGGGCCGCTCCATCGCTCGACGCGCGTTGCCCGTGTTCGGCGACGCTAGGCGCGTCGGTCACCGGCAACATCACTCGCCCTCC encodes:
- a CDS encoding helix-turn-helix domain-containing protein, with product MSSRKFFLPFDPARATLKSKRTEPHRTKGKAVRLRTARLNKGHSVHLAAGLAGVSPMLWSLAERARYVPSGSQARRMATALGVDVREVEELAAAAVDGDGGETAEK